Proteins found in one Triticum urartu cultivar G1812 chromosome 4, Tu2.1, whole genome shotgun sequence genomic segment:
- the LOC125550206 gene encoding glucan endo-1,3-beta-glucosidase 8-like has translation MAGVAVARPLLLLLLAVVGLPAAVGLGVNWGTMASHQLPPSTVVQMLQDNGIKKVKLFDADAEPLGALAGSGIEVMVAIPNNMLDMMTDYDTAREWVHKNVSAYNFGGGVNIRYVAVGNEPFLSSLNGTFLNVTLPALQNIQKALDEAGVGDTIKATVPLNADVYQSPKDTPVPSAGRFRPEISGLMTEIVQFLNQSGAPFTVNIYPYLSLYGNDDFPLDFAFFDGASSPVVDGNIQYTNVFDANFDTLVSALTAAGVGGLPVIVGEVGWPTDGEKHATAAYAQRFYTGLFRKLAGNAGTPLRPNQYIEIYLFSLIDEDVKSIDPGNFERHWGMMRYDGQPKYAMDPTGQGRNTALVGARGVEYLPRVWCVLNANAGNMSRLADNVGYACTYADCTSLGYGSTCNGMDAAGNASYAFNAYFQVQDQDEEACGFDGLAVRTRQDPSTGTCNFTIQLKTTSAAAGRPTVLFTTALLALVLAAMVTML, from the exons ATGGCGGGCGTGGCCGTGGCGCGGCCGCTGCTGCTTCTGCTGCTGGCCGTCGTCGGGCTTCCGGCGGCCGTGGGGCTCGGGGTGAACTGGGGCACGATGGCGTCGCACCAGCTGCCGCCCAGCACCGTGGTGCAGATGCTGCAGGACAATGGCATCAAGAAGGTGAAGCTGTTCGACGCGGACGCGGAGCCGCTGGGCGCCCTCGCCGGCTCCGGCATCGAGGTCATGGTGGCCATCCCCAACAACATGCTCGACATGATGACCGACTACGACACCGCCAGGGAGTGGGTGCACAAGAACGTCAGCGCCTACAACTTCGGTGGCGGCGTCAACATCCG ATACGTTGCCGTCGGGAATGAGCCGTTTCTGTCGTCCCTGAATGGCACCTTCCTGAATGTCACGCTCCCGGCCCTGCAGAACATCCAGAAGGCCCTTGATGAGGCCGGCGTCGGCGACACCATCAAGGCCACCGTGCCGCTGAACGCCGACGTGTACCAGTCCCCCAAGGACACCCCGGTGCCGTCGGCCGGGCGGTTCCGGCCGGAGATCTCCGGCCTCATGACGGAGATCGTGCAGTTCCTCAACCAGAGCGGCGCGCCCTTCACCGTCAACATCTACCCGTACCTCAGCCTCTACGGCAACGACGACTTCCCGCTCGACTTCGCCTTCTTCGACGGCGCCAGCAGCCCCGTGGTCGACGGCAACATCCAGTACACCAACGTGTTCGACGCCAACTTCGACACGCTCGTGTCGGCGCTCACGGCGGCCGGCGTAGGCGGCCTGCCGGTGATCGTCGGCGAGGTCGGCTGGCCGACCGACGGCGAGAAGCACGCCACGGCCGCCTACGCGCAGCGCTTCTACACGGGCCTGTTCCGGAAGCTGGCGGGCAACGCCGGCACGCCGCTGCGCCCGAACCAGTACATCGAGATCTACCTCTTCAGCCTGATCGACGAGGACGTCAAGAGCATTGATCCGGGCAACTTCGAGCGGCACTGGGGCATGATGCGGTACGACGGCCAGCCCAAGTACGCCATGGACCCGACCGGGCAGGGCCGGAACACGGCGCTGGTGGGAGCCCGGGGCGTGGAGTACCTCCCGCGGGTGTGGTGCGTGCTCAACGCCAACGCGGGCAACATGAGCAGGCTCGCGGACAACGTCGGCTACGCGTGCACCTACGCCGACTGCACCTCCCTCGGCTACGGGTCGACGTGCAACGGCATGGACGCCGCCGGCAACGCCTCCTACGCCTTCAACGCCTACTTCCAGGTGCAGGACCAGGACGAGGAGGCGTGCGGCTTCGACGGCCTCGCCGTGCGCACGCGCCAggacccctccacgggcacctgCAACTTCACCATACAGCTCAAGACCACC